In Musa acuminata AAA Group cultivar baxijiao chromosome BXJ3-9, Cavendish_Baxijiao_AAA, whole genome shotgun sequence, a single genomic region encodes these proteins:
- the LOC103998380 gene encoding outer envelope protein 80, chloroplastic isoform X1, which translates to MVRNEGIRFVSSSIKIPAASSWPPSFRPLLHSSLFARHTLSFHLDRAKEAIHRFLTSLPNKWPHPPLLCLSSLAMARPEAEPNPRRHGREDEERVLISEVLIRNKDGEMLEKADLEAAAAGALKSCRPNSALTVREVQEDVHRVIQTGLFSLCMPVAFDTRDGIRLVFQVEPNQEFRGLICEGANVLPSKILEDAFRDGYGQIVNIRHLDQVINSINGWYQERGLTGLVSYAEILSGGIIRLEISEAEVNNITIRFLDRKTGEPTEGKTKQETILQQLITKKGQVYSRLQGKRDVETILTMGIMEDVTIIPQPTANPRKVDLVMNLVERPSGGFSAGGGISSGITSGPLSGLIGSFAYSHRNLFGRNQKLNLSLERGQIDSIFRINYTDPWINADNKRTSRTIMVQNSRTPGTLVHGNNQSDHGGLTIGRVTAGIEYSRPFRPKWSGTVGLIYQRAGARDDKGEPIIKDFYSNPLTASGNAYDEMLIAKLESVYTDSGDRSSSMFVLNMEQGLPFLPEWLYFNRVSARARQGYELGPARLMLSVSGGHVFGKFSPHEAFAIGGTNSVRGYEEGAVGSGRSYAVGSGEISFGMYGPLEGVLFGDYGSDLGSGPTVPGDPAGARGKPGSGFGYGIGIRVDSPLGPLRLEYAFNDKNARRFHFGVGYRN; encoded by the exons ATGGTGAGAAACGAAGGCATACGATTCGTCTCCTCCTCCATCAAGATTCCTGCGGCCTCGTCGTGGCCCCCGTCATTCCGCCCACTCCTCCACTCCTCTCTTTTCGCGCGTCACACCCTCTCCTTCCACCTCGACCGGGCCAAAGAGGCGATCCACAGATTCCTCACCTCGCTTCCGAATAAATGGCCGCACCCTCCGTTGCTGTGCTTGTCGTCGCTCGCCATGGCACGGCCGGAGGCGGAGCCGAACCCCCGGCGGCACGGGAGGGAGGACGAGGAGCGGGTGCTCATCAGCGAGGTTCTGATACGGAACAAGGATGGGGAGATGCTGGAGAAGGCCGATCTGGAGGCGGCCGCCGCAGGAGCGCTCAAGTCCTGCCGGCCCAATTCGGCGCTCACGGTGCGAGAGGTGCAGGAAGACGTCCACAGGGTCATCCAAACCGGGTTGTTTTCCTTGTGCATGCCTGTTGCCTTCGACACCAGGGACGGTATCCGGCTGGTCTTTCAG GTAGAACCTAATCAGGAATTCCGAGGATTGATTTGTGAGGGTGCAAATGTCCTCCCTTCAAAGATTTTGGAAGATGCTTTTCGTGATGGATATG GACAAATTGTAAACATAAGGCATTTAGATCAAGTGATCAATTCCATTAATGGGTGGTATCAAGAACGTGGGCTAACTGGATTG GTATCATATGCTGAGATCCTTTCAGGAGGGATAATTAGGTTAGAAATTTCAGAAGCTGAGGTCAATAACATCACCATTCGTTTTCTTGATAGAAAAAC AGGTGAACCAACTGAAGGGAAAACAAAACAGGAAACTATACTTCAACAGCTCATAACAAAAAAAGGGCAG GTATACAGTAGGTTACAGGGAAAAAGAGATGTTGAGACGATATTAACAATGGGAATAATGGAAGATGTTACAATTATTCCACAGCCTACTGCAA ATCCACGGAAGGTTGATTTAGTTATGAATCTTGTAGAACGTCCTAGTGGTGGTTTCTCTGCAGGTGGTGGAATTTCAAGTGG GATAACAAGTGGACCCCTTTCAGGACTGATCGGCAG CTTTGCTTATTCTCATAGAAATCTATTTGGGAGGAACCAAAAGCTCAATCTTTCACTAGAAAGGGGGCAAATCGACTCGATATTTCGCATAAATTATACTGATCCGTGGATAAATGCAGACAATAAAAGAACATCCAGGACAATCATGGTTCAG AATTCTCGGACTCCTGGAACACTAGTACATGGAAATAATCAATCTGATCATGGTGGCCTAACCATTGGACGAGTTACTGCTGGAATTGAATACAGTCGACCTTTTAGACCAAAGTGGAGTGGTACCGTTGGTCTTATTTATCAG CGTGCTGGTGCTCGTGATGATAAAGGTGAACCCATTATAAAAGACTTCTACAGCAACCCATTAACTGCTAG TGGCAATGCTTATGATGAAATGCTGATTGCAAAGTTGGAAAGTGTCTATACAGATTCTGGTGATCGTAGCTCCTCAATG TTTGTGCTCAACATGGAACAAGGACTTCCCTTCCTTCCCGAGTGGCTGTATTTCAACAGGGTCAGTGCTCGTGCTAGACAAGGCTATGAACTTGGGCCTGCACGCCTTATGCTTAG TGTTTCTGGAGGCCATGTGTTTGGCAAGTTTTCTCCTCATGAAGCATTTGCTATTGGTGGGACAAACAGCGTAAGAGGTTATGAAGAAGGTGCAGTAGGTTCTGGCCGTTCATATGCTGTTGGCAGTGGAGAAATCTCCTTTGGCATG TATGGGCCACTGGAAGGTGTGCTGTTTGGAGACTATGGAAGTGATCTTGGTTCAGGTCCTACGGTGCCTG GTGATCCGGCTGGGGCACGGGGGAAGCCAGGCAGTGGTTTCGGTTATGGGATTGGTATTCGTGTGGATTCACCGTTGGGGCCTCTCCGCCTTGAGTATGCATTTAATGATAAAAATGCAAGGAGGTTCCACTTTGGAGTAGGATATCGCAACTAG
- the LOC103998380 gene encoding outer envelope protein 80, chloroplastic isoform X2 has translation MGRCWRRPIWRRPPQERSSPAGPIRRSRCERCRKTSTGSSKPGCFPCACLLPSTPGTVSGWSFSYAGQIVNIRHLDQVINSINGWYQERGLTGLVSYAEILSGGIIRLEISEAEVNNITIRFLDRKTGEPTEGKTKQETILQQLITKKGQVYSRLQGKRDVETILTMGIMEDVTIIPQPTANPRKVDLVMNLVERPSGGFSAGGGISSGITSGPLSGLIGSFAYSHRNLFGRNQKLNLSLERGQIDSIFRINYTDPWINADNKRTSRTIMVQNSRTPGTLVHGNNQSDHGGLTIGRVTAGIEYSRPFRPKWSGTVGLIYQRAGARDDKGEPIIKDFYSNPLTASGNAYDEMLIAKLESVYTDSGDRSSSMFVLNMEQGLPFLPEWLYFNRVSARARQGYELGPARLMLSVSGGHVFGKFSPHEAFAIGGTNSVRGYEEGAVGSGRSYAVGSGEISFGMYGPLEGVLFGDYGSDLGSGPTVPGDPAGARGKPGSGFGYGIGIRVDSPLGPLRLEYAFNDKNARRFHFGVGYRN, from the exons ATGGGGAGATGCTGGAGAAGGCCGATCTGGAGGCGGCCGCCGCAGGAGCGCTCAAGTCCTGCCGGCCCAATTCGGCGCTCACGGTGCGAGAGGTGCAGGAAGACGTCCACAGGGTCATCCAAACCGGGTTGTTTTCCTTGTGCATGCCTGTTGCCTTCGACACCAGGGACGGTATCCGGCTGGTCTTTCAG TTATGCAGGACAAATTGTAAACATAAGGCATTTAGATCAAGTGATCAATTCCATTAATGGGTGGTATCAAGAACGTGGGCTAACTGGATTG GTATCATATGCTGAGATCCTTTCAGGAGGGATAATTAGGTTAGAAATTTCAGAAGCTGAGGTCAATAACATCACCATTCGTTTTCTTGATAGAAAAAC AGGTGAACCAACTGAAGGGAAAACAAAACAGGAAACTATACTTCAACAGCTCATAACAAAAAAAGGGCAG GTATACAGTAGGTTACAGGGAAAAAGAGATGTTGAGACGATATTAACAATGGGAATAATGGAAGATGTTACAATTATTCCACAGCCTACTGCAA ATCCACGGAAGGTTGATTTAGTTATGAATCTTGTAGAACGTCCTAGTGGTGGTTTCTCTGCAGGTGGTGGAATTTCAAGTGG GATAACAAGTGGACCCCTTTCAGGACTGATCGGCAG CTTTGCTTATTCTCATAGAAATCTATTTGGGAGGAACCAAAAGCTCAATCTTTCACTAGAAAGGGGGCAAATCGACTCGATATTTCGCATAAATTATACTGATCCGTGGATAAATGCAGACAATAAAAGAACATCCAGGACAATCATGGTTCAG AATTCTCGGACTCCTGGAACACTAGTACATGGAAATAATCAATCTGATCATGGTGGCCTAACCATTGGACGAGTTACTGCTGGAATTGAATACAGTCGACCTTTTAGACCAAAGTGGAGTGGTACCGTTGGTCTTATTTATCAG CGTGCTGGTGCTCGTGATGATAAAGGTGAACCCATTATAAAAGACTTCTACAGCAACCCATTAACTGCTAG TGGCAATGCTTATGATGAAATGCTGATTGCAAAGTTGGAAAGTGTCTATACAGATTCTGGTGATCGTAGCTCCTCAATG TTTGTGCTCAACATGGAACAAGGACTTCCCTTCCTTCCCGAGTGGCTGTATTTCAACAGGGTCAGTGCTCGTGCTAGACAAGGCTATGAACTTGGGCCTGCACGCCTTATGCTTAG TGTTTCTGGAGGCCATGTGTTTGGCAAGTTTTCTCCTCATGAAGCATTTGCTATTGGTGGGACAAACAGCGTAAGAGGTTATGAAGAAGGTGCAGTAGGTTCTGGCCGTTCATATGCTGTTGGCAGTGGAGAAATCTCCTTTGGCATG TATGGGCCACTGGAAGGTGTGCTGTTTGGAGACTATGGAAGTGATCTTGGTTCAGGTCCTACGGTGCCTG GTGATCCGGCTGGGGCACGGGGGAAGCCAGGCAGTGGTTTCGGTTATGGGATTGGTATTCGTGTGGATTCACCGTTGGGGCCTCTCCGCCTTGAGTATGCATTTAATGATAAAAATGCAAGGAGGTTCCACTTTGGAGTAGGATATCGCAACTAG